The nucleotide sequence TAAGTATAAACCTAAAATGGGTAAATTTTGTGGCAGGTAAATTGTATCTCCTTAAAACTgttaggggagagagggaggcacaGGCTCTTCATTCAGAGTACCAGGGTCCCAGTCCTCGCCCTTTTACTTATCCACTCTGTCGCTTGGGGCAAGTTAAactttgtgccttagttttctcgTCTGTAAACTGGCAATTATAGTAGTACACACTtcgttattgtgaggattaaattggTTAATACCAGTAAAATGTCTAGCAGAGTGCCAAACACACAGCAAGCATTCAGTGTTAGCTGTTGTCTCATTATGACCATTCGGATTACACGCATCCAGTTGTCTTGCCAGTTTCCCTTGGTAATTAGTTCTCAATCACCTTTTCTTCATACCTTCTTCCCTGGCCTTAAGCTCTGTGCCACCTTTTAGATGAAAGGCTTGTCCTGTCTCCCTCACTGCCCCCAGGCCTGTTCCCTCACATTTCACTTCCACAGCATGGAGGGACCACACCAGGTCAAAACCAACTACAGGATCAAGTTCAACTGCACACAACTCCCTCCACCATCCTGTCTCTGTGGAGCCCCTCACCCCTTTCCACCCCCATGCCTACCCCACATACACATCACAGTGGCAAATTTCCTCACGCATCCCATGCAGCTGCTCTTGCCATCGGTCCCCTCTGCAGAATGCCCTGCTCTCTCCCACTCTTGTCTTTCTATATGCTTGTCCTGTCAGGCTCAGCTGAGACAAATCCTTCATAAGACTTCCCTGAACCTCTTGGGCTGGGATCACTAGTTGGCCTTTATATTTGTCCATAATATGTCTGTAATAGCCTGTGCATATCTCCAACACTGATTGACAGATTACAAAACACACTGTCAGATTAGAACACACATCTCACATCTGGAAGCATGAATCCAGCACAATGCAGGTGCTCGACAGAATGTTAGCTGGCCAAATGAAGGACCAGACAGGCAGCGCTTTCTCAGCTCCTCATATACTGAAAATGCTCACAGACTTCCAAACAGCTTAGGACTTTGTCTAGGAACATGGAAATCTTAGGGAGACTCTCCCTCTGTTGAGGAGCATTGCAAGCAGCACCTGAGTGGAAGGTCAGGGCCTGCCGTCTTCCGTTTGATGCCGTAACTGTCAGCAGTTCAGGAGCATTTGCAGAGATGGCTGGTAATGTTAATTTTGCTGGTGGAATATTTCCTAACTTGCCCAACATCCGAGTTTCTAAACTCTGAAACTCTTGATTAAGAATCTTTGAGATATCTCATAGCGGGAATATAAGACAATCAACTTCAGAGGGATGTAACAGCTTAATGACTGAACTTTAAATTATGGGGGAAAATACAATAATCTGATGTCTGGGTTCCATCCAAGATATTCTGATTTAAGTGGTCTGGGATATAACCTAtgcagaaaatttttttaaagttcactcAATAATTCTAAAGAATTATAGTGACCCAGCAAGGGTCAAGATCTGCTCTTATATTAGTTCCTCTGtcattttctcatgtataaatGGTAGCAGTTATGCTTAGATTTATGGATAACTGAAAGtccttctgaaaataaaatgcataaatgtTAATCAGATTCCTTTTTCTATTCTCACAACTTTGGGTCATCTTAAaagtttgggctgggcacagtggctcacacctgtaatcccagcactttgggaggccgaggcaggtggatcacttgaggtcaggagtttgagaccagcctggccaacatggtgaaaccctgtctctacgaaaaatacaaaaaaaatacaaaaaaaaaagccaggtgtggtggtgggcacctttaatcccagctacctgggaggctgagacaggagaatcgcttgaacttgggaggcagaggctgcagtgagctgagatctccccactgtactccagtctgggtgacagagtgaaaccccatctcaaaaaaaaaaaaaagtttcacttcTTAAAATCCACTTGGCCAATAAGCATTAATACCCACATTAGATACAGACATTTAAAATCCATtaaagaacaatttaaaataaaagacaaaaaataaaagaaatcctaAAACCATAATCTTAAAACTCACAAGCAAGTGCACACTAAGATAAAGGACTGATTCCAAAACATAACCAAGAATAATCTTGAATCCAGAAGATGAAGCTGCAGGTCCTCCGTGAAGAGATCCTACTCGTAGACATGGCATGCTTTTCTCGCACCATGACAGTGAAGAGAAAGGGGTTTCAGCACCATGCTGACCAGGTCTGTTCTTGTGCTTGCATCCTAAGGGAACCCGAGGGAGAGACCTGAAGAGACTGCAACTATGAAAGTCTACTTGAGAGTCCCACTGAGTATGGCAAAATTTGTAAATTTCGGAATCTTCTTCCGAAATGGAATCttcttaaaatggaaaaagaaagttgaaacaaTCGCATcctataaacatgtattttttttctccagagctGTCCTCTTGGTTGAatctcttttcacttttttgagatggagtcttgctctgttgccaggctggagtgcagtggcgtgatgtcggctcaccgcaacctctgactccctggttcaagcgattctcctgcctcagcctcccaagtagctgggattacaggcacatgccactacgcctagctaatttttgtatttttagtagagatggggtttcaccatgttggccaggatggtctcgatttcctgacctcgtgatccgcccacctcggcctcccaaagtggtgggattacaggcgtgaaccactgcaaatactaaatttataaattactacTTCACCTGGCCTCTCTTCATTCTTTCAATGAAACAGTCTATTATTGATACTGATACCTGAATTTATATACATTTCCCAGCTTTAAAAagatgttcattttttaaaaatcctattaataaacaaacatatgaaaacgtcaaagttttaaaacttttgagaTTCTAGGTCTAGTTTCTTTAACTTCTCAGActaaatattctataaaatagaaactaTGCCAAGCGCTTACTAAGGCAAAATTGCCACAAATAAAAGACTTAATGGCAAAATACACCATGTACATGCAGTTACAGGGTAAAATCAGTCTCTACACTATGAAAATCTGTACTAaatgggtttttcataaatatactTTACCAATCTCTTTATATCATTATTTCATTAtctcttattaaaaaataaatttgaaaaagtaaaactgtATGGTGGCAAGATAATTTCAAATTACATTTTCCTACTTAGAAAACAGCTACATTTTGTAATGAGGAAGACTAGAAATGCTACCTTACTGCTATTGACAATGTCatactaaataaaataaggaaagacTATGTTGTTTTAAATATAGTCTTACTGGAAATTAGTAAAGCATTAAACATAGAACTGTGACATATACAAAGTAACACAGGTGAATACTAGGCAACAGCTACTCCATTAGAAGAGAATTAGCCTTCAAAGCATCAGGGGGTACACCATTTTTGCCGtatgaaaaaaatgcacataaaagacacaaaacaaaatatacttaTTACTTTTAGCATGTTAAAAAACAATCACATCAAAAAAGTATACAGATAAAAAATGTCATAAATGACATAAGAAAATAGtgcttgtgtgtatatatatattttttgcatatatatatatatatatataaatctacagTATTTACCActgttgatatatatattttggagcaGCTCAGATACTGCTATTATAAACTAAATTGTACAGCTTGGTTTATTACAAGTCACAGAATTATGGTTATATAATGGGAATTAATATCCTCagctacatatttatatacatttatttctcagcTTCCACCTGACCTGCATCAACAGCCCAGTTATTTCATCAGAATTTTGTTTGCGTTTCAATGTAGTGTTTAGCTTTAATACACTGCACTTGTTTTGCTATTTAATAACATCATTACCAAGTTGATTAAAATTACATTAGACtcattatatacataaaatatattgtcaCATTCACTAGCTAAACAAACgttactttcattttaaaagacataCTTTTGTACCTTGAAAGTTTAAAGCCCCACCTTGCAACAGGAAGAAACATCAATGTCGGGTTTTCTACTATTCAAATATAAGCAATGTTGAAAACAAGCTCCCCAATTAAACACGAAGTCATACTCTCTTGGAGTGCCTAAATCTTTGTCAGTGTTTTGGTATCTGTAGTGtaacagaatattttttaaagacatcactaattttttttttaagccaagaaCTTGAATTtgtttcaatgaaaaaaaaaaagatgttcaaaaGCATGAAATcacactgtattttttaaaagatcaaaatcCTAGACTCCTATGAAAAACTAggatcatttttataattttaacatgGACAATGTAATGGCCTGATGTGGTGCAGCAATATCCGTCGACTACATTCCATAAAGAGGCCAGAAATGGATTGTGTAAATGGCCACCCTGGGACCTTCGTGGGGAGAAGCCATGTGAGTCGaggcagaagaaagaagtaaCCACACTGCTAATGCAGTTAGTGTGGCTGCCCCACGTGAGTACTGTGAGCACTGAGGGATCAGTAAGCTGCAACTTCTCCTGCTCTGAGATTCGCAAGAGTCAGACCAGAAGAAAGGGCACAAACGCACTAAGACCAATCTCTTAGTATGTGGATGTGATAAGCACTGCTGCACCTTTGGCCGTAAACTTATTTTAACTGCCCCGATTTTTAAGCACCATTAAGTGGTTAGCCTTTCTCTCCAATGTCTTTAATTTTCAGATTGAAAGAAAATGGCAACAGCTGAAGGAGAATGATGAGCGTTCTGTGAGACTGCAATTAATAAAGTCAGGACAAACTCTTCAGTCAGTTTAGGACCCAGGTTACAAAtatgagagggaaaaagaaaaactggactAAAAGACAAGGAAAACAAGAATTACATATTATTCCATGGATCTGGATtaaaagtagttttttaaaaaacgtttCTTTAGCTCTGTGTTCAAATGTGGATGAATAGATGCCTCTATCTATTAAAAGACACATACACTACATATAGCCTTAAAAATATCTATTCTACAATTTTTTCAGTACTTTGTAACATTAGTCAAAATAGAATGAGCCAACAGAGTAAAAATGTTCAGGTTTTGGAGAAAAACATAAACGGAACTGAGTAATAAATTACCATTGTGCGTGCATCCCTAAATGCTATTGCGATGTTTCCGGGTTAAATTCTAACAGGTCAGTGATGATGCAATTGAAATGCTCATCTTAAGCAGCATCTACGTGGGGCTGAAGACATTTCCCTGTATTCTTATTACTAACAGACAGGAGAGATGTGCGAGTTGTTTACAATAGTATAAATACTGCTTTGGCAATTATGAACATAGCAATGTAGGTTTCACGTGGTTTCTCTCTCGTCTTTAGCAAATACACGTCAAATCTCACAGCAACACTGACTCTTGGATGGAAAGCCCGTCCCGATTCCTGTAGTGGTAGGCTGGAGGCGGGGGCCCTGAATATGGATATCCAGATGGACTGGCATCTTCTGCGGCCGGTGAAGCTTTATATCTCACGGGACTATCTACAGAAACTGCAGGGAGGCCATGGTCCTGAAAGGGTGCGAGTTGAAAGACTGAGTATTTTGGTAAATTGCCACGGCTAGCATCTCGGGTCCATGATTGTCCCTGCGTCTCAGGTCTGTATGTATAACTAACTTCTGACCATGTTCTGTTATCTGGCAAATAATCCACTGGCGGAATGATCAATTTTCCATTCTTTGGTGACCCTGAATTGCCCGAATATCCCCCAGCACCAGTGTCAACAGGGAGGACTTCTATTCGACTAGACGGCAGTACAAGGGGGCTTGGGCGGCTGTAAGATTTCTCCGGAGAAGCACTGACGGAAAGAGTAGAACCATGAGGTCTCCTGGAAGGATTCAGTTGAGTCCCAGGGCTAAACTGTGGAGAAGCAAAGCTGCTGTTGGCAGTAGGGAAGTGTTTGGGAGAGTTTCCGTGGTAAACGGGGGGATTGCTGTAGGAGGGGGGATGAGCTAGCCCTCGGGCTTCCCCATCTAGCTGGGACGGATATCGTGCATGACTTGGAGGCTGTACTTTAAAAGTAAACTTGTTGGATACTTTTGATGGACTAGAACTTGGCTCAGCGTGCTTTCTCGGGCTGGGAGGGTAAAGGGCATGCCGGGGGCTCTGGGAGTAAGCCCTTTCCAGCGCCTCCTCCACGGAAGCGCCGCTGTCCAGCTCCGGGCCTGGCACGTTGTCGTACTGCGATGCAGTGGAGCCCCGCTTCCCGTCCTCAGCATCCAGGGCCTTCATCTTTGGCCGCACGTTTGACACCCGCACCTCGGCAGGACCTGGGACGGTAACTGCGAGCGTGGGGTGCGCTGCTCGACCTTTGCCTTCCATGGTGTATTTGGCAGTTCTCTCTGTAGCTGAGACGTCTGACGGTTTATTCCATTTGGGCACAAATTCCTTCCTGATATTTGAAGTGGCGTTGCTATTTTGGTTGGCAGCTGCGTGATTATATTGCCTGGAACTGTCCTGTGGACCCGATGGGagttttctttgaaaatctgCCTCATCTTTAAGCTTTTTGCTCTCCTCCTCCACCGATTTCCGTCTTGCTGGCTGTGCTCTCTCGGGCGTCCCGGTCCTGCTCTGGGGGTGCGGGGAGTGCTCGTGCCTCCTGTGGGGCGCCCCGCTCTCCCTCCTGCCGCTGGCCAGTGGGCTCGGCCGGCCCACGCTCCTCTGTCCGTTGCTCAAGTGATGGACGCCCCAAGACTGAAGTTCAGGTGGAAGCTGCCCCAAGGGCTTCTTTGGATATTCATCCTCTTtacctgaaaagaaagagaaaggctaAGTAAGATAATACACGAGGAAACAGTAGCCAGTTGAAGCAATCCATTAGTAACAATGGCATGCTTTTCATCTGTGCACAGATACACGCTGACATACAACACACTGTCATACAACACACTGTTTATACCACATAGACATGCTGTTTATACCACAGAAAGTTGGTAGCTGATGAGAGGTGTTTTTTAGAGACTGATACTAAAACATACCAACACTCACAATCCTATTAGGCCAAATGTATTGGGGGTGGGAATATTTTGTAACTTTATGCATAAGTTCCATACAACTGTATAACACGATTCCTATATTTTGTTGACAAGTTGTTAATGCTTTTTCAAGCCTGCAAAGCTGATATTCTCCTTTCTATTCCTAATAGGCAGGTTAGCGGCTCAGTGTCTCTACACTACGTTACTTTCACTCTAACCTTCCTCAACTACGATGGTTTGAAATCTCAGTTCAACTTCTATCAACTCCAAGCAGgtctacaaaatttaaaactcaactGATGACCAACTGTGGTCTCAAAGTTGTCCTCaaatagattattattattaaatactcCCACAGTACAATTTCCTGATCAAAAGAAAAAGTACTCTCTATCTGAAAACTAACATTCTAAAAGAATCCTACtctaaatgcaaaaaaagaaaaggaattaaaaaaaagaaaatcatactgGATACTATcggttatatattttaaatagcagAAAATTCACGAGGAATTAAAGGAAGGTATAACAGATTGGCCATTTAAcaaacagtgttttaaaaattatcttttacaaTACGTGTATCCAATAAACATCATCTTGAAGAAACAACAGACTTCACTTAAAATTCCGTGTTTTTCACCtgtttttacaaaataatgtactgtcatttaaaaatgcatttttgctCTTTTCAAATATCCAGCCATCCACCCATCtagaaatatttgctgagtaaGCCTGTTGGAGTGTCAGGCACTGCACTGAACGGTGAGCACATCAGTGGTGAGAATAAGATGTGGTCTTTTTTTCCACATAGCTTAGAGTCTTCACGATGATAATTTTGTCACTTATGcacattataattttctttaggaTATTTCCACAAAAATATTCAGTGATCTTTTTGGGGGGAGAGGAGGGAACAGAGAATCATGAAGAAACAATATCCTTTAAATAATTAAGCTATCAGGATCAGAATAATTGAGCTAAAACAACCTTTGTGCTCTTCTGATtcagtagtttttaaataaaaagcagaCTCTTTTTTTAAGCTATATTTCATATGAAAACCccacatagaaaagaaaatatacacaaagCTGCTCTAGTTAAAGTCAGGGGGTGGGTGGGTCCAGGGCTCCTCCCAGTGAAAcgtcttttcctctcttttcctcttccctctcctgggCAGCTCTGAAAGGCCCGAAGGTTCCAGAGACATTGAGTCCTCCCTGCATTTTCTACAGGGGAAAGCAGAGCCTAGGAGAAGCCAAGCCATCTCACAGTGGCAGGAACCCAGCGCAAACCCAGTATTTTCTTTCCCAGTTCACTCTTCTCTTCCCCTGTGCCGTTTTCATGAAGTCCCAGAGAAATTTTTGATGGTTTCAATGGAACTTTACTTTGACAATGTTTATGCAAGCTCcttattttatacatatgaaaGAATAAGAAGTGTTAGAATTGGCAATTACAGTTTGTATCAACTCATTCATCTATTCAGCAAATACATAAAGCAACTACTGTGCACCAGACACTGTTCTGGTTGCCCACAATACAGGGATGGAATGAGAAAAGTGACGTCCCTGTCTTTCTGCAGCCTATATTCTAGTTATACAAAGTGCCCTGAAGAAAATTAAACTAGGAAGAAGGAATTAAAATGATCGGGAGCTGGgcagggcagagcaggagagTGCCAGCAAGGAGGCGGCCCTCTGAGCATGGGCCTTGAGTCGGGGACAGGCAGGCACACATGCGGCCTTGAAGAGTGCGGcaaggaatttggattttattccaagtTAACTATAAAATACTAGAGGCTTTTCAGCAGAAGAATTACACGACCTCATGTCTAtcttagaaaaataactttaacgGTGGCCGGGATTTCGATTGTGGTACTACTGAATGATGATGACACTAATGGCTGGTACTCACTAGGCAGTCACTGCGTGCTGGCCACTGCTCAGAAAACTGTACCTGTAAGGCCTGTGATAGGCAGACAGTGCAGGGCTCTACTATTTTCCCACATTTTGATGGAAAATGGAGGCAGAAACTAACCTGCCCAAAGACTCACCACTAGCAAGTCACAGGTCCAGAATTCAAACCCTAAGCTGATTCCAGAGCctttgctcctcctcctccactatACCACCATGGAGGCAGTGAGAAGAAGTTGCTTCCTGGATAATTGTTAAGGCAGTATCTGCACACCTGCTCAATGTGTTAGATGTGAACTGTGAAAGAGCAAGCAGCGCATAGCATAACTCCTGGCCTGAGACAGCCACGGGCAGATCCTATTCTGGAACAGCTGGCAGAACCCACGTTGTTCTTATACCTTTtggtaagaaatatattttataatatgtggACCAATTATTTCAATTGGCAACCCAAACTTTAAAATGCTTGTAATTCagaaaagttttctttgttttatgaaTGTGTATGTGAAATAACCTTGAAATGCCAGGAATGGAGAAAGTAGACTTTAAATACTAGCAAGTCAAGAATACTTCAAGTAGTTATTCAGCACATCAGGTTAAAaagtagcaataaaaataaaattaaaacctatCCAGATTCCTCCAAAAGTTTTTTTCTATCAGCTCTACAAATAGGCAGTCATCCATTTAGTCCCAGATAAATATATGAATGCCTTCTTCCCTATAGGCAAATAATCCCAACACACACAATTTATCAAGAAGATATAAAGACATGAATAATAGAAAGACTGAATTTATAAACTTTCCTTTAGTCCTCACTGTCTGACAGTTTTCTAAGGGCAGAACCCAGTAATCTGATTGGCTAATTCAGTGGCTGGCTGATATTCCATCAGACAGCAATATCAGCCAATCATCAAAACATCCTTTTCAGATTAGCAAGAAGAAACCTGATGAAAAACATAAccattaaagaaaaggaaaactgtgACGCCCAGAGTGGTGAATGCATGCCTGAAGATGCACTGTCACAGGGGCAAAACTGGATTCGCTGCAGAGACTGTCACACTGAGCCCTGGAAGCTGCCTCACTTCTCCACCACTCACTGGCCTGCAGAGAGCCACCAACTTTTTAGCTcacatgaaataatttaaaatgtcttttaagatTCTCCATAGcagtatttaaaaaacaaacaaaaccaaaaaaggaatAGATTTCTGGCtggtctgctgctgctgctactgctgctgcgcCTGCACGTGCTCTCCCCACACCGTGCTGGCGGCGGAAGCACCCAAGCTGCTCTCAGCGCTGCCTGCAGGTGCCCAGATTCTGAGTTCCATGTTTCAGTCTGCATCAATTCTCAATTCTCAATTAATGAAAACTCAATTCACCTGACATGAGGCGTTTCTAAGGGCAGCTACCCTTAGCTCTATATCCCCAATCTCAAAACtggattgttttaaataaattttagggACTGCCTTTTTCTGTTAGCAAAAAGTCACCTACTTCAttatttgtgataatttgcttGTATGGTCCTAGCACATTTTCAGTGTCAATAATGTAATGAAacaaactacagtgattataataaaatgtattttatacaaccccatcaaaaaaacaACTGGGCAAAGCAAATGTGGAAGGTAGACACAGGCAGTAACAACCCTATAGGGGCATTTAGAGTTCCAATACTTTGCAGATTTCTGTATGCAATTTTCTATGTCTTGTGGTCACCAATTTATTCCTGAGAATGGTTAACATGGGTTCGGCTTCCAAAGTGTTTTCCCTAGACACTCAGCTATCACTATTTATTGATGATAATCAAGTAAAATCGTACCCCTTTTAAGTGTGGTAACCCAGAATTTAAGCAATATTCTAGGTTTGAACTAAGATGGGCGATTACTTCCCTCATCCTGAACACTGTAGTGGAGAGTGAATCAGCTATCTGGCGGTCACACTGTACTGCCCTCCCTTTAGAGACAATGTTTCCCAAATGTTGTTAAGCTGTGTGTCTCCAAGGCACAGTGGGAACAGCAGGGTCAACAGGAACAAGTGACCCGAATTTGAATCTGCCACAAtaagctgtgtgaacttgggagtCTCAGAATTCTCATCCATAAATGAAAACGGCAATATCTATTTTATAGATCCGCTATGAGGATAAGagttaatatataaagaaaaacctaGCATATTTCCCGACATATAGAAGATGCTTAGGAACTGGTCGTTGCTATTACtctatacagtcatgcatcacttaatgacaggcatatgttctgagaaataagTTGTCAGGCAATTTCATCACCGTGTGAACATCAGAGTgcacttatacaaacctagatggcacagCCTACTGCACACCGAGGCTCTATGATACAGCCTAGTACTCCTCAGCTACAAACACATACAGCATCATGTTACTGTACTCAATACTGCAGGGTCACTGGAACACAATGGTAGGTATTTGTGAATCTAAAGATAGAAACGGGACAGTGAAAATACGGTATTTTCGGCTCACAGGGCCAGCATTCTATATGCAGTCCACTGTTGACCGAAAGTTCATTAAGCAGCTCATGAGGGTAGCTGTTTTTAGACAGGTTCAAAGTGCTTTACATTGATTCCTATCTCAATTTATCTTACTTAGACTCATCATTTCAATCTGGGATCTCCCTGGAATTTTACATTAATTATACCTCCCCATGTGACGCCATCCACAAATCTGAACACCACGCTACCAATGCTTTCATCCAAGTGACTGGTAACAAGTACTGAACTGAGTAAGAACAAAAATGGAGCACCCTAACTTCTCTAAAAGGTAAAGAACTCTCAAAGGAAATGGAGGATGCcctatatagaaaaattaaataaagaatatgaacaggaaactcaaagaagaaaagagcagGTAAATATATCACAagttatcagaaaaatgcaaattaaaatacttCTAAATTGGTATATCTCACTACTGTGGGCTTGGAGAAACAAATTCTCCAGTTTGACAATGCATATTGAAATGTTTGATCTAGGAATTCCACCTCTGAGAATTTATCCTAAGACAATTAAGGGATATGCAAAATATTTGCTATAAGGATGTTCAAAACTGCATTCTTTTAGAAAACTTATATCCTCAGCATAGAGGATTTGTGAAATTCAACAACaattatgaaacaaaaatatgGTGAAATAAGGTATAGAAACTTGTAGCAGCCTACTGccatattaatgtatttttaacacTAGTCAAAAAGAAAGTTATAGACAATATGTGTAGTATAATCTCATTTACTATGAATGACATACAGGCATAAATCAATACATATGTCTACAAAAATGactgaaagaaataaatgctAGTAGTGgttaatatagtttttaaatgcTCTTAGATTGAatgattatttttccttaagtACTACATATT is from Pan paniscus chromosome 8, NHGRI_mPanPan1-v2.0_pri, whole genome shotgun sequence and encodes:
- the USP6NL gene encoding USP6 N-terminal-like protein isoform X1, with translation MCRVWPETKHSRLAEQCEKDSDQDVALKLAQERAEIVAKYDRGREGAEIEPWEDADYLVYKVTDRFGFLHEEELPDHNAAVERQKHLEIERTTKWLKMLKGWEKYKHTEKFHRRIYKGIPLQLRGEVWALLLEIPKMKEETRDLYSKLKHRARGCSPDIRQIDLDVNRTFRDHIMFRDRYGVKQQSLFHVLAAYSIYNTEVGYCQGMSQITALLLMYMNEEDAFWALVKLFSGPKHAMHGFFVQGFPKLLRFQEHHEKILNKFLSKLKQHLDSQEIYTSFYTMKWFFQCFLDRTPFTLNLRIWDIYIFEGERVLTAMSYTILKLHKKHLMKLSMEELVEFFQETLAKDFFFEDDFVIEQLQISMAELKRAKLDLPEPGKEDEYPKKPLGQLPPELQSWGVHHLSNGQRSVGRPSPLASGRRESGAPHRRHEHSPHPQSRTGTPERAQPARRKSVEEESKKLKDEADFQRKLPSGPQDSSRQYNHAAANQNSNATSNIRKEFVPKWNKPSDVSATERTAKYTMEGKGRAAHPTLAVTVPGPAEVRVSNVRPKMKALDAEDGKRGSTASQYDNVPGPELDSGASVEEALERAYSQSPRHALYPPSPRKHAEPSSSPSKVSNKFTFKVQPPSHARYPSQLDGEARGLAHPPSYSNPPVYHGNSPKHFPTANSSFASPQFSPGTQLNPSRRPHGSTLSVSASPEKSYSRPSPLVLPSSRIEVLPVDTGAGGYSGNSGSPKNGKLIIPPVDYLPDNRTWSEVSYTYRPETQGQSWTRDASRGNLPKYSVFQLAPFQDHGLPAVSVDSPVRYKASPAAEDASPSGYPYSGPPPPAYHYRNRDGLSIQESVLL
- the USP6NL gene encoding USP6 N-terminal-like protein isoform X2; translated protein: MRTEAVVNSQGQTDYLTKDSDQDVALKLAQERAEIVAKYDRGREGAEIEPWEDADYLVYKVTDRFGFLHEEELPDHNAAVERQKHLEIERTTKWLKMLKGWEKYKHTEKFHRRIYKGIPLQLRGEVWALLLEIPKMKEETRDLYSKLKHRARGCSPDIRQIDLDVNRTFRDHIMFRDRYGVKQQSLFHVLAAYSIYNTEVGYCQGMSQITALLLMYMNEEDAFWALVKLFSGPKHAMHGFFVQGFPKLLRFQEHHEKILNKFLSKLKQHLDSQEIYTSFYTMKWFFQCFLDRTPFTLNLRIWDIYIFEGERVLTAMSYTILKLHKKHLMKLSMEELVEFFQETLAKDFFFEDDFVIEQLQISMAELKRAKLDLPEPGKEDEYPKKPLGQLPPELQSWGVHHLSNGQRSVGRPSPLASGRRESGAPHRRHEHSPHPQSRTGTPERAQPARRKSVEEESKKLKDEADFQRKLPSGPQDSSRQYNHAAANQNSNATSNIRKEFVPKWNKPSDVSATERTAKYTMEGKGRAAHPTLAVTVPGPAEVRVSNVRPKMKALDAEDGKRGSTASQYDNVPGPELDSGASVEEALERAYSQSPRHALYPPSPRKHAEPSSSPSKVSNKFTFKVQPPSHARYPSQLDGEARGLAHPPSYSNPPVYHGNSPKHFPTANSSFASPQFSPGTQLNPSRRPHGSTLSVSASPEKSYSRPSPLVLPSSRIEVLPVDTGAGGYSGNSGSPKNGKLIIPPVDYLPDNRTWSEVSYTYRPETQGQSWTRDASRGNLPKYSVFQLAPFQDHGLPAVSVDSPVRYKASPAAEDASPSGYPYSGPPPPAYHYRNRDGLSIQESVLL